In Rhodamnia argentea isolate NSW1041297 chromosome 4, ASM2092103v1, whole genome shotgun sequence, the following proteins share a genomic window:
- the LOC115750963 gene encoding VAMP-like protein YKT61, with protein MKITALLVLKCDPGGSDPVILANATDVSHFGFFQRSSVKEFIVFVGRTVARRTPPGQRQSVQHEEYKVHAYNRNGLCALGFMDDHYPVRSAFSLLNQVLDEYHKNFGDSWRSANSDSTQSWPYLNEALNKFQDPAEADKLLKIQRELDETKIILHKTIDSVLERGEKLDSLVEKSSDLSASSQLFYKQAKKTNQCCTLL; from the exons ATGAAGATCACGGCTCTGTTGGTCCTCAAATGCGATCCCGGCGGCTCCGATCCAGTGATCCTGGCCAACGCCACCGACGTCAGCCATTTCGGCTTCTTCCAGCGCTCCAGCGTCAAGGAGTTCATCGTCTTCGTCGGCCGCACCGTCGCCAGGCGCACGCCCCCGGGCCAGCGCCAATCCGTGCAGCACGAAG AGTACAAGGTGCACGCTTACAATAGAAATGGCCTTTGTGCATTGGGATTCATGGACGATCATTATCCAGTTCGAAGTGCATTTTCTCTGCTGAATCAG GTGCTGGATGAGTATCATAAGAATTTCGGTGATTCATGGAGGAGTGCAAACTCGGATAGCACTCAATCATGGCCATATTTGAATGAAGCTCTGAATAAATTTCAG GATCCAGCTGAGGCtgataaattattgaaaattcagAGGGAGTTGGACGAAACAAAAATCATTCTG CACAAAACAATTGATAGCGTGCTTGAACGAGGCGAGAAGCTGGACAGTTTGGTTGAGAAGAGTTCAGATCTCAGTGCATCATCACAG TTGTTTTACAAACAAGCCAAGAAAACTAACCAGTGCTGCACATTACTGTAA
- the LOC115750964 gene encoding temperature-induced lipocalin-1-like → MVKKELEVVKGVDLERYMGRWYEIASFPSFFVPKNGVDTRATYTLNQDGTVQVLNETWSDGKRVAIEGTAYKADPKSDEAKLKVKFFVPPFLPIIPVVGNYWVLYLDDDYQYALIGEPTRKYLWILCRKTRLEDEIYEMLVQKAKNEGYDPSKLRKTPQSDPPPEGGPQDNGTWWLKSLIGK, encoded by the exons aTGGTGAAGAAAGAATTGGAGGTGGTGAAGGGCGTGGACTTGGAGAGGTACATGGGAAGATGGTACGAGATCGCGTCGTTCCCGTCCTTCTTCGTGCCGAAGAACGGCGTGGACACGAGGGCGACGTACACTCTGAACCAGGACGGGACAGTGCAAGTGCTCAACGAGACATGGAGCGACGGCAAGAGAGTGGCCATCGAGGGCACGGCGTATAAGGCGGACCCGAAGAGCGACGAGGCCAAGCTCAAGGTCAAGTTCTTTGTCCCTCCGTTCTTGCCCATCATTCCTGTCGTTGGGAACTACTGGGTGTTGTACCTCGACGATGATTATCAGTATGCTCTCATCGGAGAGCCCACCAGAAAGTACCTCTGG ATATTATGTAGGAAGACTCGTCTGGAGGATGAGATTTATGAGATGCTGGTTCAGAAGGCCAAGAACGAAGGCTATGACCCAAGTAAACTCCGCAAGACTCCACAGAGCGACCCTCCGCCTGAAGGAGGTCCCCAAGACAATGGCACTTGGTGGCTCAAGTCCCTTATCGGTAAATAG